In one window of Camelus bactrianus isolate YW-2024 breed Bactrian camel chromosome 13, ASM4877302v1, whole genome shotgun sequence DNA:
- the CTBS gene encoding di-N-acetylchitobiase — MARLQLRSRRLVVPSQRGAPGLAPLLLLLLLALPLAAGANCPCQNPALCNPITHRLNFEVFVFDVGHKVWKYYDWSQITTVVLFADYDPELMCHAHSKGARVVLKGDVSVKDIKNPTFRASWIAKQVQLAKTQHMDGINLDIEQEVQRSSPEYYALTALVKETTDTFHREIKGSQVTFDVPWSSNCVAGRCYNYTEIAYACDFLFVMSYDERSLPWSQCIAGANSPYTQTLTGYEDYIKIGISPKKLVMGIPWYGVDYTCQNLSKDHVCTTAKHPCKDAVHHQVPYRLIMKQVNNSPSKILWDKSQQSPYYHYQDKAGHFHQVWYDNPQSISLKAAYVQNRGLLGIGMWHANCLDYSEDATAKKQTEEMWKALRKKL, encoded by the exons ATGGCCCGATTACAGCTCCGGAGCCGGCGCCTCGTCGTTCCCTCCCAGCGCGGGGCTCCTGGGCTTGCtccgctgctgctgctcctgctgctggctCTGCCTCTCGCGGCCGGGGCCAACTGCCCGTGCCAGAACCCAGCGCTGTGCAACCCGATCACCCACCGCCTCAACTTCGAG GTCTTTGTGTTTGATGTTGGACATAAAGTTTGGAAATATTATGACTGGTCACAGATTACAACTGTGGTACTTTTTGCAGATTATGACCCAGAACTTATGTGTCATGCTCATTCAAAAGGGGCCAGGGTAGTGCTAAAAG GAGATGTATCTGTAAAGGATATCAAAAATCCTACTTTTAGAGCATCCTGGATAGCTAAGCAAGTTCAGCTGGCCAAAACACAACATATGGATGGAATTAATCTAGACATAGAGCAAGAAGTCCAGCGTTCATCACCTGAGTATTATGCATTAACTGCTTTAGTCAAAGAAACTACAGACACTTTCCATCGTGAAATTAAGGGATCACAG GTAACCTTTGATGTTCCTTGGTCTTCAAACTGCGTAGCTGGAAGGTGCTATAATTACACTGAAATTGCATATGCTTGTGACTTTCTCTTTGTGATGTCTTATGATGAACGAAGTCTGCCCTGGTCACAATGTATTGCAGGAGCCAATTCTCCCTATACTCAGACATTAACTG GATATGAGGACTACATCAAGATAGGTATTAGCCCTAAGAAACTTGTAATGGGTATTCCCTGGTATGGTGTTGACTATACCTGCCAGAATCTATCAAAG GATCATGTTTGTACCACTGCAAAGCACCCCTGTAAGGATGCTGTACACCATCAGGTGCCCTATAGATTGATTATGAAGCAAGTAAACAACTCTCCTTCTAAAATCCTGTGGGATAAAAGTCAGCAGTCTCCTTATTACCACTATCAA gATAAGGCTGGTCATTTTCATCAAGTGTGGTATGATAACCCTCAGAGCATTTCTCTAAAGGCAGCATATGTACAAAACCGTGGCTTACTCGGCATTGGCATGTGGCATGCAAACTGCCTTGACTACTCTGAAGATGCTACAGCCAAAAAGCAAACTGAAGAAATGTGGAAAGCcttaaggaaaaagctgtga